Proteins encoded in a region of the Tumebacillus sp. BK434 genome:
- a CDS encoding class I SAM-dependent methyltransferase — MLSVIKDAAEKLTEAKISYMCIGSTALFVQGVRLPEPEAAEISVQWDNFDAALALFGEGKREEFPGGSKFVYRKDGVTVHLVCFYNTVIITDPDRISVEVDGQAVWAKSVAYYRDALPETDPYQPAIAAYIKERQRMLSAANEKAWNQDSYQAWVKRYGPPEEAAPRIARDPLGRLKSLVPHLGDVQGKKVLNALGSHGSKAVALALLGADATVVDISEQNARYANELAAAAGASIRYVISDIMELPPEELTGDYDLVLMELGILHYFIDLAPLMDILAAALKPGGRLIIQDFHPISTKLITSKGKKHKVTGNYFSTDLEVSDVAYSKLLDDGSRLEQKVRLRKWTLGEIVTSVAQAGLFLRLLDEEPNTKIDDMGIPKTFTLIAEKL, encoded by the coding sequence ATGTTGTCTGTGATCAAAGATGCTGCAGAGAAACTGACCGAAGCGAAGATTTCCTACATGTGCATCGGTTCGACCGCCCTGTTCGTACAAGGCGTGCGCCTGCCGGAACCGGAGGCGGCGGAAATCTCGGTGCAATGGGACAATTTTGACGCGGCCCTCGCCCTGTTTGGCGAAGGAAAGCGCGAAGAATTTCCAGGCGGGTCGAAATTCGTCTACCGAAAAGACGGTGTGACGGTACACCTCGTCTGCTTCTATAACACGGTGATCATCACCGACCCGGACCGCATCTCCGTCGAGGTGGACGGACAAGCGGTATGGGCGAAATCGGTCGCCTACTACCGCGATGCGCTGCCGGAGACAGACCCGTACCAGCCGGCGATCGCCGCCTATATCAAAGAGCGCCAGCGCATGCTGTCGGCAGCGAATGAAAAAGCCTGGAACCAAGACTCCTATCAGGCGTGGGTCAAGCGCTACGGCCCGCCGGAAGAAGCCGCTCCCCGCATCGCGCGCGACCCGCTCGGCCGCCTGAAATCGCTGGTGCCGCATCTCGGCGACGTGCAGGGCAAGAAAGTCCTCAACGCGCTCGGCTCGCACGGCTCGAAAGCGGTGGCGCTGGCACTGCTTGGCGCGGACGCTACCGTCGTCGACATCTCGGAGCAGAACGCCCGCTATGCGAACGAGCTGGCCGCAGCGGCCGGCGCCTCGATCCGCTACGTGATCTCCGACATCATGGAACTGCCGCCAGAAGAGCTGACCGGCGACTATGACCTCGTCTTGATGGAGCTTGGCATCCTGCACTATTTCATCGACCTCGCCCCGCTGATGGACATTCTCGCCGCTGCGTTGAAGCCGGGCGGGCGCTTGATCATCCAAGATTTCCATCCGATCTCGACCAAGCTGATCACCTCGAAAGGCAAGAAGCACAAAGTCACCGGCAACTACTTCTCGACCGATCTGGAAGTGTCGGACGTCGCCTACTCCAAATTGCTCGACGACGGCAGCCGTCTGGAGCAAAAGGTGCGCTTGCGCAAATGGACGCTCGGCGAGATCGTCACATCGGTCGCGCAGGCCGGACTGTTCCTGCGCCTGCTCGACGAGGAACCGAATACGAAGATCGACGATATGGGCATTCCGAAGACGTTTACCCTGATCGCCGAGAAGTTATAA